Proteins encoded in a region of the Sugiyamaella lignohabitans strain CBS 10342 chromosome B, complete sequence genome:
- the ECM22 gene encoding Ecm22p (Sterol regulatory element binding protein; regulates transcription of sterol biosynthetic genes; contains Zn[2]-Cys[6] binuclear cluster; relocates from intracellular membranes to perinuclear foci on sterol depletion; ECM22 has a paralog, UPC2, that arose from the whole genome duplication; GO_component: GO:0005737 - cytoplasm [Evidence IEA,IEA]; GO_component: GO:0016020 - membrane [Evidence IDA] [PMID 18675371]; GO_component: GO:0005634 - nucleus [Evidence IEA,IEA,IEA]; GO_component: GO:0005634 - nucleus [Evidence IC] [PMID 11533229]; GO_component: GO:0048471 - perinuclear region of cytoplasm [Evidence IDA] [PMID 18675371]; GO_function: GO:0003677 - DNA binding [Evidence IEA]; GO_function: GO:0000978 - RNA polymerase II core promoter proximal region sequence-specific DNA binding [Evidence IDA] [PMID 11533229]; GO_function: GO:0001077 - RNA polymerase II core promoter proximal region sequence-specific DNA binding transcription factor activity involved in positive regulation of transcription [Evidence IDA] [PMID 11533229]; GO_function: GO:0001077 - RNA polymerase II core promoter proximal region sequence-specific DNA binding transcription factor activity involved in positive regulation of transcription [Evidence IMP] [PMID 16055745]; GO_function: GO:0046872 - metal ion binding [Evidence IEA]; GO_function: GO:0043565 - sequence-specific DNA binding [Evidence IDA] [PMID 19111667]; GO_function: GO:0043565 - sequence-specific DNA binding [Evidence IDA] [PMID 19158363]; GO_function: GO:0000981 - sequence-specific DNA binding RNA polymerase II transcription factor activity [Evidence IEA]; GO_function: GO:0008270 - zinc ion binding [Evidence IEA]; GO_process: GO:0035961 - positive regulation of ergosterol biosynthetic process by positive regulation of transcription from RNA polymerase II promoter [Evidence IMP] [PMID 11533229]; GO_process: GO:0035961 - positive regulation of ergosterol biosynthetic process by positive regulation of transcription from RNA polymerase II promoter [Evidence IMP] [PMID 16055745]; GO_process: GO:0035969 - positive regulation of sterol import by positive regulation of transcription from RNA polymerase II promoter [Evidence IGI] [PMID 11208779]; GO_process: GO:0006355 - regulation of transcription, DNA-templated [Evidence IEA,IEA]; GO_process: GO:0006366 - transcription from RNA polymerase II promoter [Evidence IEA]; GO_process: GO:0006351 - transcription, DNA-templated [Evidence IEA]): MPPTTTKANTTKHVKSHYGCLSCKSRKIKCDETKPVCRRCKIQHLDCVYSPDWSQRRKRAREDAVAKSSASPSTASSTPVDSSQLRPRFDAFTSTEPIANIPITTELKLLYHWTAFTWQTFRAYDTYFQTEIPKQAFEYRLLLDSILLLAAAHSYHLEPTEEIHDALEVYKYRTIVGVRHEIQNAAMGTQPPAGLAWSSAFLAVFYLTCESDREFAGLSQGWRPLFQGMKDIFLAMKKDELPVVLKSVPRMDDNHDSEKYFVLLENIYKDRASGEALMVYEETAKSLALYIAKLLSNPEDNAAIHVSRWILAGMSDDFVRLVNDFDPVALTFLATFFSVMSSLPFWFYGIYAWKHHLRIKAKIPPDMHHFLEPSYIGLKSTPPYQDNPTTTVKIETKTP, translated from the coding sequence ATGCCACCAACTACCACTAAAGCTAACACGACCAAACACGTTAAATCTCATTATGGATGTTTATCatgcaaatcaagaaagatTAAATGCGATGAGACTAAGCCTGTTTGCAGGAGATGTAAGATCCAGCACTTAGACTGTGTGTATAGCCCAGATTGGTCTCAACGTCGCAAAAGAGCTCGTGAAGACGCAGTGGCAAAGAGTTCTGCCAGTCCCAGCACTGCCTCTTCAACACCTGTTGACAGTTCCCAATTAAGGCCTCGCTTTGATGCTTTTACTTCAACTGAGCCGATTGCCAACATTCCTATAACTACAGAACTTAAGCTGCTATATCACTGGACGGCCTTTACTTGGCAAACTTTCCGTGCTTATGACACGTATTTCCAGACAGAAATTCCCAAGCAGGCTTTTGAATATCGCCTGCTGCTAGATTCGATATTGCTATTAGCTGCAGCCCATTCCTATCATCTTGAACCAACTGAAGAGATTCACGATGCATTAGAGGTATACAAATACAGGACGATAGTGGGTGTTCGACACGAGATTCAAAATGCAGCTATGGGGACTCAACCTCCAGCTGGACTAGCATGGTCCAGTGCATTTCTAGCAGTATTCTACCTAACATGCGAGAGTGACAGAGAATTTGCAGGGCTGTCCCAGGGATGGAGGCCGCTTTTCCAGGGCATGAAAGATATATTTCTTGCCATGAAGAAGGATGAGTTGCCAGTGGTTCTAAAAAGTGTTCCACGGATGGATGACAACCATGACAGTGAAAAGTATTTTGTTCTACtggaaaatatatataaggATAGGGCAAGTGGGGAGGCCTTGATGGTATATGAAGAAACAGCGAAATCTTTAGCTCTATATATTGCCAAGCTATTATCGAATCCTGAAGATAACGCTGCTATTCATGTTTCACGATGGATTCTAGCTGGCATGTCAGACGACTTTGTGCGGCTTGTTAACGACTTTGATCCTGTAGCTTTAACGTTCTTGGCAACTTTTTTCTCAGTCATGTCATCTCTACCATTTTGGTTTTACGGTATTTATGCTTGGAAACATCATTTGCGAATCAAAGCAAAGATTCCGCCAGATATGCATCATTTTCTCGAACCTAGTTATATTGGACTCAAATCGACACCACCTTATCAAGATAATCCAACAACCACCGTGAAGATCGAGACCAAGACGCCATAA
- the DSE4 gene encoding Dse4p (Daughter cell-specific secreted protein with similarity to glucanases; degrades cell wall from the daughter side causing daughter to separate from mother; GO_component: GO:0030428 - cell septum [Evidence IDA] [PMID 12455695]; GO_component: GO:0005618 - cell wall [Evidence IEA,IEA]; GO_component: GO:0005576 - extracellular region [Evidence IEA]; GO_component: GO:0005576 - extracellular region [Evidence ISS] [PMID 11747810]; GO_component: GO:0009277 - fungal-type cell wall [Evidence IDA] [PMID 11935221]; GO_function: GO:0042973 - glucan endo-1,3-beta-D-glucosidase activity [Evidence IGI] [PMID 12455695]; GO_function: GO:0052861 - glucan endo-1,3-beta-glucanase activity, C-3 substituted reducing group [Evidence IEA,IEA]; GO_function: GO:0052862 - glucan endo-1,4-beta-glucanase activity, C-3 substituted reducing group [Evidence IEA,IEA]; GO_function: GO:0016787 - hydrolase activity [Evidence IEA]; GO_function: GO:0016798 - hydrolase activity, acting on glycosyl bonds [Evidence IEA]; GO_process: GO:0016998 - cell wall macromolecule catabolic process [Evidence IEA]; GO_process: GO:0007109 - cytokinesis, completion of separation [Evidence IEP,ISS] [PMID 11747810]; GO_process: GO:0007109 - cytokinesis, completion of separation [Evidence IMP] [PMID 16328626]; GO_process: GO:0008152 - metabolic process [Evidence IEA]) — protein sequence MRVPALSRTLLSATALTSAILQAESAVIIKEVHEVVTAAPKYVTVTAGQPVQVTKDQTVSELTTLFIATTTPVTVIQSTIITSISLVSVPPVTQYSTYSTTSLSKTIDPATYTTGLSIPPNTVATAGPTSSNQATPVAAPSAAEFLLSTPASSTSIPSTLQASFTSSSPSSSTPSSGAPVLSSSTVGSVASLSSLVSLPASSSSTSSSSSSAAGISSSESAAPVSQPSSGAYYQLGGDIFSQPVSTEAPASVFPREDLDISIPSGVNNNGNPLHTNKFYSNLFLADQMYPVYAQPYSVWWSNDTNYYGMAISHVNHSQRAFGPDPNADPVEYYINPIGLMSFVYSASEFTNDNMQLSVSDSDTFSVNAALSTGGSSGSVNFPLVVGMGFVTAEYNGLTPYFYSQLGFNSVTKSSNPPASNIQKYIITLFNGVTWNLYATVPEGQDFDLDVLNDFEIKATTGPANGVVIQVGVVPAGADSSFDKAAGQYPVSASVSASVNNDVASYTIDYSTKGTSAGGTTWIWTLPHQTQSFDSSMSSAATQFTIDSNTKGVMTGYLTNKLVMNEVLNTGMQFLPWSSQSSFSGPSYSQEALQLMASVANQELAQDISGQTNSPSTYTSGKAFDKFAYILLVVKDILKNDDLAKSGLANLQQAFSLFTSNTQQTPLIYDTLLKGVTSSAAQNGGSPLDDYGSPYYNDHHFHYGYMVHAAAIIGYIDQAYGGNWINENKDWVNSLVRDVANPSHDDSYFPVSRMFDWFSGHSWAHGMFASADGKDEESSSEDYNFAYGMKLWGKVTGDANMEARGDLMLSVMARSLSNYFLMLDNNTNQPSNFIKNKVPGITFENKVDHTTYFGTNLEYIQGIHMIPITPASGLIRSAEFVEQEWTEKLASIIDSLDSGWAGILRSNQALYDPVSAYNYFAQDNFQPQWLDGGASRTWYLALSAGLGGSPSS from the coding sequence ATGAGAGTGCCCGCTTTATCTCGAACGCTTCTCTCAGCCACCGCCTTGACATCGGCAATTCTACAGGCAGAATCAGCTGTCATCATAAAAGAGGTTCATGAGGTTGTTACCGCAGCTCCCAAGTATGTCACAGTTACCGCTGGTCAGCCTGTGCAGGTTACCAAAGATCAAACTGTTTCTGAGCTGACTACTTTGTTTATTGCAACCACCACTCCAGTTACTGTGATCCAAAGTACCATCATTACCAGTATTTCTCTGGTCAGTGTCCCTCCTGTCACCCAGTATTCGACATACTCTACAACTTCACTCAGTAAAACAATTGATCCCGCTACTTATACTACTGGTCTCAGTATCCCGCCAAACACAGTGGCAACGGCCGGACCGACTTCGTCTAATCAGGCTACACCGGTTGCTGCCCCATCTGCAGCTGAATTCCTGTTGTCAACTCCAGCCTCTTCGACTTCTATTCCATCGACATTACAAGCTTCATTCACTTCTTCATCGCCAAGCAGCTCAACACCTTCGTCAGGCGCTCCTGTTCTGAGCTCCTCAACTGTGGGTTCAGTCGCCTCTTTGTCAAGTTTGGTGAGTCTTCctgcttcctcttcatcgaCCAGTTCATCCAGCTCCTCTGCGGCTGGAATTAGCTCAAGTGAGTCAGCAGCTCCTGTTTCACAACCCTCTAGCGGTGCCTACTATCAACTTGGTGGCGACATTTTCTCTCAGCCTGTGTCAACAGAGGCCCCAGCTTCTGTTTTCCCTAGAGAAGATCTTGATATCTCGATTCCCTCTGGCGTCAACAATAATGGAAACCCTCTTCATACCAACAAGTTCTACAGCAATTTGTTCTTAGCTGACCAAATGTATCCTGTTTATGCTCAGCCATACTCAGTCTGGTGGTCAAATGACACCAATTACTACGGAATGGCTATTTCTCATGTTAATCATAGCCAGCGTGCATTTGGTCCAGATCCAAATGCTGATCCCGTTGAATACTATATCAATCCTATTGGCCTTATGTCATTTGTCTATTCTGCATCTGAGTTTACTAATGACAACATGCAACTGAGTGTCTCTGACTCAGATACATTTTCTGTCAATGCTGCCCTCTCGACCGGCGGATCATCAGGCTCTGTTAACTTCCCTTTGGTCGTTGGAATGGGTTTTGTTACTGCCGAATATAACGGATTGACTCCTTATTTCTACAGTCAACTTGGATTCAATTCAGTTACTAAAAGCAGCAACCCACCTGCGTCAAATATCCAGAAGTACATTATTACTCTTTTCAACGGTGTCACCTGGAACCTCTATGCTACGGTCCCTGAAGGCCAGGACTTTGATCTTGACGTGCTGAATGATTTTGAGATCAAGGCTACCACAGGACCTGCCAATGGTGTTGTTATTCAAGTTGGTGTCGTCCCCGCTGGTGCAGATAGCTCTTTTGACAAGGCTGCTGGTCAGTATCCTGTCAGTGCCAGTGTTTCTGCTAGTGTAAACAACGATGTTGCATCATATACTATTGATTACTCGACTAAGGGTACATCGGCTGGTGGCACCACTTGGATCTGGACTTTGCCTCATCAAACCCAGTCATTTGACTCTTCAATGAGCAGTGCTGCTACTCAGTTCACCATTGACTCCAATACTAAGGGTGTGATGACTGGATACTTGACCAACAAGTTAGTGATGAATGAAGTTCTCAACACAGGTATGCAGTTTCTGCCTTGGTCTTCTCAAAGCTCTTTTTCAGGTCCTTCCTACAGTCAAGAAGCCTTGCAGCTCATGGCTAGTGTTGCGAATCAGGAATTGGCACAGGATATTTCTGGTCAGACCAATAGTCCTTCCACATACACATCAGGCAAAGCGTTTGATAAGTTTGCTTAcattcttcttgttgtcAAAGACATTCTCAAAAATGATGACTTGGCTAAGTCTGGTCTTGCAAATCTCCAACAGGCGTTCTCCTTGTTTACCAGCAACACTCAGCAAACTCCTCTAATCTATGACACTTTACTCAAGGGTGTcacatcttcagctgcccAGAATGGTGGAAGTCCTTTGGATGATTATGGAAGTCCTTACTACAATGACCATCACTTCCATTACGGCTACATGGTTCACGCTGCAGCCATCATTGGTTACATTGATCAAGCATATGGCGGTAACTGGATCAATGAGAACAAAGATTGGGTCAACTCATTGGTTAGAGACGTCGCTAATCCATCTCATGATGACAGTTACTTCCCTGTTTCACGTATGTTTGATTGGTTCAGTGGCCATTCATGGGCTCATGGTATGTTTGCTAGTGCTGATGGTAAAGACGAGGAGTCCAGTTCCGAGGACTATAACTTTGCTTACGGTATGAAGCTTTGGGGTAAAGTGACAGGTGATGCTAATATGGAAGCAAGAGGTGACCTTATGCTCTCAGTCATGGCAAGATCTCTTAGCAACTATTTCCTAATGCTGGATAACAACACAAACCAACCATCCAACtttatcaagaacaagGTACCTGGTATCACTTTCGAGAATAAGGTTGATCACACCACTTACTTCGGCACTAATCTTGAGTACATTCAAGGTATTCATATGATCCCCATCACTCCTGCTTCTGGCCTCATTAGAAGTGCCGAGTTTGTTGAGCAAGAGTGGACTGAGAAATTGGCTTCTATCATTGATTCCCTTGACAGTGGTTGGGCTGGTATTCTTAGAAGTAATCAAGCCCTTTACGACCCTGTTTCAGCTTATAATTACTTTGCTCAAGATAACTTCCAGCCTCAATGGCTCGACGGAGGTGCTAGTAGAACTTGGTACTTAGCACTATCAGCAGGTCTTGGTGGTTCGCCATCTtcttaa